CGCTGGTAGCTCCACGGTGTACCCGCTGTCAGAACGCATGGTGGAAGTCTTCCGCGATGCAGGTTACGCTGGCGAAATCTCAATCGATGAGATTGGTTCCGGCGCTGGCTTTGAACGCTTCTGCGTCGCTGGCGAGACGGACATCAGCAATGCAAGCCGCGCGATCCGCGACACAGAAATCGAGAGCTGCAACGAAATTGGTCGTGAGCCGATTGAGTTCCGCATCGGCACCGACGCCATCACCGTGGCAGTCAGCTCCGACAACGACTTTGTGACCGATGTGACGACCGAAGAATTGGCACAGATCTTCAGCACAGCTGAGACTTGGGCGGATGTGCGTGCGGAATGGCCTGCTGAGCCGATTCAGCGCTTCATTCCTGGCACCGACAGTGGCACCTTCGACTACTTCGTGGAAGAAATCTTCGAAGAAGACGAAGCACCGATCCTGGGAGCCAGCAACACGCAGCTTTCCGAAAATGACAACGTGCTGGTACAGGGTATCCAGGGCAGCCCGTACGCAATTGGCTTCTTCGGCTTCGCTTACTATGCAGAGAACGAAGACACCCTGAATGCCGTCAGCATCGATGGTGTGACACCGACCGCTGAAACAGCTGAAGATGGCAGCTACCCGCTGGCTCGTCCGCTGTTCATCTACAGCGACGCCACCATCATGGCCGAAAAGCCGCAGGTTGCTCAGTTCATCAACTACTACCTGACCCATGTGAACGAAGAAATCTCCGAAGTTGGTTACTTCCCGGCCAGCGATGCCGCCCTCAATGGCGCTCGTGAAGCCTGGTTGGCTGCTGTCGGCGAGTAAGTCGTTCGATAAGTTAACGCAAGAACACGAAACAGCCTTGTAAAATCGTACGGGGTGTGCGCTAGTCTGGCACGCCCTGTACGCTTTAACGAAAGAGTGTTGGAGAGACAAAATATGGCACCGGTGGGTAAGGATACAGGCCCCCGCAAACGGCTAGTCGCCAGAGCATTGGGCGAAGATCGCCCGAAAAAGTTGGACTTACGGTCCAAACCACGCTTTCATGAACGCATCATCTATGGCTTTTTACTGGCCTGTGGTTTGCTATCAATTCTGACGACGGCTGGCATTATTGTGGTGTTGCTGAACGAAGCGGTTTCGTTCTTCACGCGTCAGCAGTGGGCCCTGACGAATAAATCCGTCTATGAAGAAGTTTCTGCGGATGCGACCACCTTTACCACCAGTGCGACGGGCTCCGAGTTAGAAGACGGCGGCGTCATCCGCATTGGGCAGGAACAACTGCTCGTTGAGCGCTATGAGCGTAACGTCGTCACTGTCGCCATCACAGGCACGGGGGCAGGCTTCAGCGCTTTTTGTGAAGGCAATGCGGCTATTGTGGATGCCAGCCGCGCGATCACAGAATCCGAAACAGAAGCTTGTGCAGCCAACGACATTGAGCCGATTCCATTCCGCATCGGGACAGATGCCCTCGCTATTGTCGTGAACCCTGAAAATACGATGGTGAATGACGCGACGCTGCAAGAATTGGCGCTCATCTTTGGCGAAGCAGAAACCTGGGCCGATGTGCGTGATGAGTGGCCCGACCAGCCCATTCAGCGCTTTATCCCCGGCACCGACAGCGGCACCTTCGATTACTTTGGCGAAGCGATCTATGGCGAAGAAGTTGATCGCCTCCTGGCAAGCGAGCCAGTGACCTCCGAAGATGATGAACAATTGGCGCGTGGTGTCCGTCAGAACCCCTATGCAGTCGCGTTCTTCGGCTATTCTTATTACGCCAATAACAGCGAATCGCTCAAGGTGCTGGATATTGAAGGCATTACACCCGCGCTTGAGACGGTTGAGGACGGCAGTTATCCGTTATCACGCCCGCTGTATATTTACACAGACCCCGATTACATGCGTGAACGCTCGGAAGTTGCAACGTTCATTGAGTTCTACCTGACGCATGTGGACGAAGAAATCATTGATGTGGGTTACTTCCCGGCCAGTGACGATACCCTGACTGAGGCTAAATTCCTGTGGCTAGAGACGATGGGCCAGCCTGTGCCGGAAAGTGTCGATGACGATACAACCCTGCTGCCGGATGTCGATCTGTATAGCGAAAACGGCACCATCGTGGTGACGGGCAGTTCAACAGTCGCTCCTGTGACGCGCCGGATTGGGACGCGCTTCCAGGAAGGTGGTTTCTTACCCCGTGTATTCGTCCAGCGCGGCTATAACGATACGGCGGCTGTGGAACATCGTCCTGGGCAGGGGATTGAATCTGAAGAACGGCCGACCCTGGTTGAATTCTTCACCAATACACAGTGGATCCCGGCTACGGGTGAGTTTGGTGTGCTGCCGCTGATTAACGCCACGCTGATTACCAGCGCCATTGCGATGATTGTGGCGCTGCCGCTGGGCCTGGGTGCGGCGATTTACCTGAGCGAATACGCCAAGCCGAACGTCCGCAAGACGCTCAAGCCGATTCTGGAAATTCTGGCGGGCATCCCGACAGTTGTGTACGGTTACTTCGCCCTGACGTTTATGACGCCGCTGCTGCGCCTTATCTTTGGCGACCAGGTGCAGATCTATAACATGCTCTCTGCGGGCATCGTCGTTGGCATCCTGATTATCCCGCTGGTGACATCTATGAGTGAAGATGCATTGCATGCAGTGCCGGATGCCCTACGAGAGGCGAGCTATGGCCTGGGTGCGAACCGACTGGAAACGTCCATTAAGGTGGTTGTCCCGGCGGCGCTGAGCGGCATCCTGGCGGCGTTTATTGTGGCGATTTCGCGTGCAATTGGTGAAACGATGGTTGTGGCAATCGCGGCAGGCAGCGGCCCCAACTTCACATTTAACATCTTTGAAGGGGCCGAGACGATGACCGGGCACATCGCGCGTATCAGCGGTGGCGACCTGAGCTATGACTCCATCGACTATAACAGTATCTTCGCCATCGGCCTGACTTTGTTCGTCATGACCCTGCTGCTCAATGTGATTAGCCGCGCCATCACGAACCGCTTCCGGGAGGAATATTAATGTCGAACCCAGATACTTCGCGCGAAACGTATATGCCTGATGAGGAAACGTTCCAGAAGCGGCTAGCCGCGCGCAACCGCACGGCCAGGGCCTGGAATATCTTCTACTATTTCTCGATTGGCATCTCGCTTGTGGCGCTGATCGCATTGTTCTCAAATGTCGTCAACGAAGCGTTTGGCTCGATTGCTGTGGTGTTTGAGGTAGATCCGTTGACCCTGACGGAAGATGGGGCTGACCTCAACGGCCTGGACGAAACGCAGCTCGCGCAAATACTGGTTGATCAACTGGGCGGGCGCACCCTGGTGCTCATTCGTGATGAACTCAGCCCAATTGCTGCTGATAGCTTCACCTCTGCTGATCTGGCGGATCTATTCCCCAATGGCGCTGTCCCGGAAGGCTATGAGGACGCAACAGTTGCGGATGTGCGCGCGCTCGACAGCGAAGAGCAGTTCACAGTCTGGCGCGATCTCATCGTGCTGAATACTTCTAAAGATCAACTGCTGAATATCATCAATGACGAGATCGTCGGACTGGAAGTCGTCGGCAGTTGGCCGCTGTTAGAAGCCATCTTCAATTATGAGCCTTCGGCAGAGACAACGGCACGCCTGGGAGAAATTCCGGGAGAAATCGCGGCGGCGGAAGCAGAACTAGAGACGCATCTGAGCGAAGAAGGGTCCTTAGCAGAGGCCCAAAATGCCCTGGCGGATGCCCGTCGTGATCAGGCTGATAGTGAGACCATTGCCAGCCTGCGCGAGGAAGCCCGTAACCAGGAAGCACGCACCGTCTCCCTGCAAAGCACCATCCAATCCTTGCAAGCTGAACAAGAAGCCCTTGAAGATTCTTCAGTCGTTTCTGAAGTTGAAGCGAACTGGCCCAATGCACGTATCATCCGCTTCCAGAGCTGGCTGGATACGCAGTTCATCACGACGCAAATGTCCAGCACGCCTGCGGACGCTGGTATTCGTGGTGCGATTCTTGGGTCCTTATGGCTGATGGTTGTGGTGATCATCTTTGCGCTGCCAGTGGGCGTTGCAACGGCGATCTATCTCAATGAATATGCCAGTGATACCTTCGTCAACCGCCTGATTGAAACCAACGTGCGCAACCTGGCAGGTGTACCCTCTATCATTTATGGTATGCTCGGCCTGGCTGTGTTCGTCCGCGTGTTGGAGCCATTCACGAGTGGCGCACTCTTCGGTATTGATGGCGGCAACGGACGTACAATTATGTCCGCCGCGCTGACGCTGGGCTTACTCGTGCTGCCGATCATCATCATCAACGCCCAGGAAGCATTGCGCTCTGTGCCGAATGCCCTGCGCGAGGCTAGCTTCGGCATGGGGGCGACGCAATGGCAAACAATCTGGAAGATTGTGCTGCCCGCGGCGATGCCCGGTATCCTGACGGGGTTGATCCTCTCCGTCAGCCGCGCCATTGGTGAAACAGCACCTCTCATCGTCGTGGGTGCTTCGACGCTGCTCTTTACGGACCCCAACGGCCCGTTCAGTAAATTTACGGCGCTGCCTATCCAGATTTTTAACTGGACAGCACGTCCGCAAGATCAATTCCGCGACATCGCCGCCGCTGCGATCATCGTGTTGTTGATTATCGTGATTGCGCTGAATTCTGTGGCGATTGTACTGCGTAATCGGTATGCTCGTTAAGTCGTCAAATAAGTGGAGTAACTGCCCATCGAGAGCCAGTAAGCACGAGGCATCTGGCAGTGACAAGGGAAACAGAGAATACGATGGTTTACGTTCCAGAAATTGAAACTGAACAAGAATATGCTGTCCTGCTGGACAAAGTGAACGTCTTTTACGGCAGCTACCATGCTGTAAAAGACATCACAATCCCGATTCAGAAGGGAAAAATCACGGCTTTCATTGGCCCATCAGGCTGTGGTAAGAGCACGGTTCTGCGCGCTATCAACCGCATGAATGACCTCGTTGAAGGCGCGCGTGTGACGGGTGACATCAATTATCATGGCAAAAATCTATATGATGAGGATGTGGACCCTGTCGAAGTACGCCGCCGCATTGGCATGGTCTTCCAGAAGCCGAACCCCTTCCCCAAGAGCATCTATGAAAATGTCGCTTATGGGCCGCGCCTGCTAGGCGTTAACAAGAAGGCCCTTCTTGACGAAATCGTCGAGCGCAGTCTGCGTGGTGCCGCTTTGTGGGAAGAAGTCAAAAATGACCTGCGTAAATCCGGCCTCGCTCTTTCCGGCGGACAGCAACAGCGCCTCTGCATTGCTCGGACCATCGCCGTGGAGCCGGATATTATCCTGATGGACGAGCCGGCTTCTGCATTGGACCCGATCGCGACCCAGCGCATTGAGCAACTCATGCGCGAAGAACTCTCTGAATACACGATTATCATCGTGACGCACAACATGCAGCAGGCACAGCGCGCTTCTGACTACGTGGCTTTCTTCAACATCCGCAAAAATGAAGATACCCCCGGTATCGAAAATCGCTGGGGTGAACTTGCTGAATTTGGCGAGACGGACCGCGTCTTTAATAATCCGGCAGCGGAAGAAACAGCCGAATACATCGCAGGGCGCTTTGGTTAAAGAGGCCCTCAGGGTAGCCTGAATGTAGAAGAATACTAAAAACGCCTCATCCGCAGATGAGGCGTTTTTTGCTTAAACGGTGTTGGGGTCGATGAAATAGCGCCACCAGTTATTGGCGATGCCATATGTCTCGCCCGTGATGTGCGGCATATGCCGGAACCACCACAGATGATGTAACCGAATATCGCCATTGCCCCATTCGCGGCAATCAACACGGCGAGGCTGGCCGCTCAGGTGCGGGAAGTGATACCAGTTATCGCAGCGGCTGAGGACGCTGCGCGGGTTGCCCCAATCATAGTCGCGCTGACTGTTAGGCGCGAAGTGCACATTGCCGCATTCCGCTGCGCCAGGGTGGGTCTTATCATAGCGGATGAATTGCTGCCACAGATTATATTCATCGGGCACGCCCTCATAGACTTTGGAGAGGATCGATTCTGCCCGGTGGCCGAGGTCTTCCAGCATTTCTCCAACGCCACGCTCAAAGCTAAAGCCCATGATGACAAAGCGCTTGCTGGCATGAGCTGTGCTCGTTAGCGCGGGCGCATTACACCAGAAGGCCCCAGGCCCGCCCATGATGCTTTCGTAGTAGCCGCCATATGGATGCCCAAATAGCCAGACTTCGTCAATTTCGCCGCTGTCTACACGCTGCACAATGCGGAATTCGTCGACAAGCTTGTCATAATCGACGCCATCCGGGTCATGGAAGCTGCGAGTACGCCACGCCGCGAGGTAGCTGCGCTCGTCATAGCGAAAGCCATCTCGCTTAACCGGGAAGCTATCGACAATTTGATGCTCAACGATGCGGTAATTGGCATAGCCATAGCTAGCCCAGCGGACGGCTTCTATATAAGCCAGAGCCAGTTTACTGGGGCTGTTCCATTTGAAGAATTGGCGCACTGTCTGTTGATTTTGAGAAGGCAGCAGCGGGTTATGTGTGATGACCAGCACCTTTTTGGTGATGGGAACAGGTCGCTGTTCTGGGGGTGCTTCGGCCCCATACGGCGGGTAGGCAAAGGCGGGATTACCTTGCTGATGCGGTGGAGTCGCCAGCGGATGCACACCCATTTTGTCTACCCATCAAACTATTGTCGTGTTTAGCGATATATCAGCTATATATATCAGCTATATATATCAGCCATAGATATCCAGGCGCATATCTTCGAAGACGGGGATCGTCTTACGCACCTCATCAATGACATTGAGTTCAATCGTCGCGCTGACGAGTTGTTCGCTTTCGCCTGCTTCGACGACGATTTTGCCCCATGGATCAACGATCATGCTGTGACCGCCAAATTCTGTATCGCCTGTTTTGCCCACGGCGTTGCAGGCCACAATATAGCACTGATTTTCAATCGCGCGGGCGATGAGCAGGGCGCGCCAATGCTCGGAACGGACCAGCGGCCATTCTGCGGGGATGAAGATAATGCGCGCGCTCATATCGACGGTGTATTTGCGGAACATCTCAGGGAAGCGCAGATCGTAGCAGATGGCGATGCCAGTGGTGCCCCATGGCAGGTCTAACGGCGTGATAGAAGGGCCCGGCTGCAAGAATTGGTCTTCTTCCATCAAGCGGAAGAGGTGGATTTTACGGTAGACGCCGACCATGCGCCCATTAGGAGCAAAGAGCGGCGCACTGTTTGAGACTTCCAGGCCGCGCTTTTCCAGGATGGAGCCAACGATAGCGATTTTATTCTGTGTGGCCGTCTTGGAGAGCGTGGCAAACATACCCTTACTGAGCTCATCCGCATAATGTTTGGCTTCGGCCAACGCATACCCCGTCGACCACAATTCCGGCAACACGACGATGTGGGATTTACGACGTGCGGCTTCTGCTACCATGGCTTCCATTTTACTCTGATTGCGCGTCACATCTCCCAGTGCGATGTGCATCTGAGCCAGGCTGATATTCAACTTTGCCATAATCGTTCCTCATGATGACAGGGTTGCCATTAAGTTGTCTTGCAAAACGACGACCCTAATGATCGCATTGTCTACAAATCTTTACATCAATTGTAGCAGATGCGAGGCCGTATCGCAGCAAACAAAAGGGGATTGGGACCTATGGGGGAGTAAAAAGCGCCAGAATATTATGCTGTAGTAAGGAAAAACATCGTTAAAACGGTAATGCAGCTTGTTTAGGCTATATGAGTATGCAGAGATGTTATCGCGCTAACCACGTTGTATGGCGAGGTCCTGCCACATAGCAATAATTTCATGGATGAGTGCTGGCTCATCGAGATCTGTCGCGTCGAGCTCATGCACGCCAGGTTGCCCCCGAACAGCCCATTCTCGCTTGAGTTCCCCCAAGGCGGCAGCTCGCTCTGCCGGGTCGTGATAGCGTGCGCCAAACGTCAGATGCAGCCCTTGCAAAATCGCATCCAGGCGCGCGACCGGGCAAATGACGATGCTGTTGGGCAGCATTTTTTCCAGATGTTCACTGTGCATCAAGGTGGAGCCATTGACGCGGATCACGGCCTGACGGTACAGGATGACCTGCTGCATGATCTCATCTTCAACAGCTTTGACGCGACGCTCGCCAAAGCTGTTGCGGATCGTCTCTAATTCATCGCCGATGCGTTGTTCAATTTCAGCTTCGACGTCAATAAAGCGCATCTTCAGCCGTTCCGCGACTTGGCGGCCTACACGCGGCTTATTCGGTTCGATATACCCTGTTAAGATGAGATTTCGCTCTGTCAGCGGCAGCGAAAAAGCCATGAGCTACCAACCTGGGTACCATTCATTGAGCAGATCAGGCAAATCGTAAAGCGATTCAATGATGCCATCAGGCACAATCAGGCCGCTGATGAGCGGCGGCACGCCTTCTTTGCGGCGCAGCACCGCGCGCATCCCCGCACCCTGTGCCCCGGCAATATCCGCGACCGGGTTATCGCCAATATAGATGGCTTCTTCCGGTTGTGCGCCCATTTTATCGAGCGTATAGCGGAAGATTTCCGGGTGCGGCTTGAGGTAGCCGACATCGGCTGCTGCCAGGCGGATTGCATCATCCTGGAAGTAAGGCAGCAGGCCAAACGCCTTCAACTCATTATCGCGGATGCTCATCGGCTGGCTAGCATTGGTGATGATGCCGATTGAAAGGCCGCGATCTAAAAATTTTTGCAGCATCGGCGGCACATCCGGGAAGACTTCGACCCCTGGGACGGCCCCCCAATCATAAACATCCATACAGGCTGCAATCGAAACCAGTTCGTCAGCTTCATAGCCGAAGTACGCCAGAGAGCCTTCTAAAATCTGTGTGACGTGTGGCGCGCGCAGCGTGGCGCGGCCATTGGCCCAGGCTTCGCGGGTACGGATGACGTATTCTTCTTCGAATTCTTCCAGGCTGGCATCTAACGGACGACCTTTTTCCGCGAGGAAGTGATACACGTTTGCGAGGTGGCGGTGCTCCATCGCCCGCCAATCCCCCGTAAACCCGCTCCAATCAATGAGCGTATCATCCAGGTCGAAGAGGATGCCTTTTAATTTGGGTTGTTGACTATTCATTACACCTCATTAAGACGCGGGCAGAGCGAGGATGTCATCCGCGCTTGCACTGGCTTCAACTACTGGCTCTGGCAGCATTTCAGCCGCGCGCCATTCCATGAGGGTGGTATCAATACCGGCAATGCGGTTGTAACGCGGCGTCCAGCCCAATTCTTCTTTGGCTTTGGCGTTGCTGGGATGTGCGCTGGCATTGAGCAGGGCCAGGCGAACAGGGTCTGGTTCACGGATGCTGAAGGTCCAGCCGCTGAGCGCAGGTTGATCTACACCCATGGCCTTACCAAAATCGGTAATGAATTCATCAGGCGTGCTGTATTCATCTTCAACGATGTTGTAGATGGTACCCTGTTCCTCGTCGCTGAAGTCGCGCTTGACCAGGAGCATGATCGCCTCGGCAAGGCTTTGCGCCTGGATCCACGCCGTGGACCCGCTGCCCGTTTTAACGGACTTGCTGATCGTCAGGCCATCATGAATGTGACGGCTGGCTTCCGAATTGGCCCCGTAGATATAGCCAGCACGCAGCACATAACCGGGCACAGCCCCCTTGAGGACAGCCGTTTCTGCATGGGCGACAGCTTCGTAAAGTGGGTTTTCTGTGCTGAGGTGTGTGCTTTCATCAACGGATTCGCCGTGATGATCGCCATAGGCGAATGCTGCACTCACGTGGATGAGGCGCTTCACGCCTGTCTGGCTGGCAGCTTCTGCAACAGCCTTCGTGCCATCTTCGATCAATGAAACATAATCGCGCCAATCCGCCAGATATTGCGGTAGGCCGTTGACGGCTTCGATTACCGTGTTGATGACGATTGTCGCCTTTGCCATTGTAATCAGGCTGCGGAGGTTGCTCGCACGCGTGACTTCTGGATAGACGGGGATGCCGCCATTTGCGCGGATTTCGAACGCGCCTTTGCTGCCCAGGTCAGTGCCTGCCGTCACGGCGTAGCCCGCCGCTGTTAAACGACGCACCAGAGCGGTACCAACTGCATTGGTGCCATTGGTGATAAATACGTTCGGCAGGGTTTGCTCGCTGGATTGTTCGGTCGTTTCTTCTGCGTTTTGTTCGGGGGTATCAGCCATGGGGCTCTGCTCTCATCGCTAGATTTAGGTAGACGTCACCTAATTATGCCATGTGAACAGGTCGTTATCAACGCTGGTGCCAGACTGATTCATCGTGCAACCGCCATGATTAGGGGTCTGATGGGTGCGGGCGAGCTTGATTGACGTAATAGGCCTGTAATGGGGTGTCGCTCCACACCTGAGCTTCAATATAACGATCAGGCCCACCTGATCCATCAGCATTCCAGTCCTGTGGCAGGCCGAAGGCGGCTACAAGCTCTGGCAATTCATCAAGTGTATAGACCTGCCCACGATAGGGTTTGCCATCTTGATAGCGCATCGCCGGGAATGTATCCCCATAGGTGAAGCTCAGGATTGTGGGTGCGAAATCAGCGAGAGGGATGCGCAGTTCACAGCCCTGAATATACCATGACTGAACCCAGGGGCACGCCCCCAGGATCAGGTAGTGAGGGCGTTGGCGCTGCGGTTGGCCGCCTTTATCGATGAATAAAGCACGCACGCGGTCTTCTAACTGCCGCCGGGTCTGAAGATATTCTGGCGTGCGCTGGCTGGCAAAGGTATTGCCACGTGTGCGTAATGCCGCCTGGATACGTTCTGCATCGTCTAAGGAGAGATCCGATAGATTGAGGAACGGACCCGTTGCGGCAGCGTAATAATGACTCAAAAAATCAGGAACAGGTGCCATTGGAAGATGCGCGCTTTAATAAAATGAAATCTATATGCATAGGCTATGCTGATATTACATCGAAAATGGCCTATCTGTAGGTGATAAAAAGCCACCGCTAAGGGTGGCGTTGTCATAATAACAGCGTGCCCAGGGGGCGTTACGGGGCATCTTGGGCAGCTTCAATCGCCTGCTGGTAGAGTACAAAGCACGTCGCCTGCCGGATTTCGCCCAGGTGGTAGGCACTGTGAACGATTATACCGAGTACATCTGATAGTTCGCGTTCGCCTTCCCAGTTTTCATAGTTATCCAGCTCCGCCATCACGCGATCATAAGACTCTCGCAGCATAGTGACAATAACGGCCCATTCTTCTGGCGTTACAGTGCCGACTGTCTCCCAGATTTCCTTCCAATTTACCTTTTCGTCCCAGGTTTTATCCTTCAAGGATTTGTAGACGACATCCAGGTAAAAGCGTGTATGGGCCACATGGGCGGCAATGGTCGCACATGCTTGTGTGACCGGGCGTGATGCCTGGTCTGCATCAATGTTTGCAATCGTCTCAAACAAAGATGTGCCTTTATCCAGGTACATGCCATGTACTTCTTCAAACGTCTCTTTCAGTGCTATCCTGAAGCCGTAAACCACACTTTCTATTGCAATCTGTTGGCTCATTATACCCTCGTATGATACATCTGTTCTACTTATAGAGGGTATGCTATTCCAGGGCCATGTGCAATAGGCCTGTTAGTGAATGCTCATGTTTTTTGGTCTTTTGACGTTGTTTTAGCTTATGAGCCAGCGGCAAAGTGGAAGATGAAATCACTGGCATTGCCCGTTAAAAATTCTGGGAAGTTGCGGCCATCATGCGCCGGGAAGCGCTCCGTGACATCAAAGCGATCTGGATTGACCCACAGTTCATCCCCGTAGTTATAGCGGAATGCATCGAAGTAGTTTTCAACGATGGCGAGCGTAGCTTTATCGCAGGTGCCGCTGCTGCCACATCCCTGCACGTCATCCAGGG
The Phototrophicus methaneseepsis DNA segment above includes these coding regions:
- a CDS encoding carbon-nitrogen family hydrolase, which translates into the protein MAKLNISLAQMHIALGDVTRNQSKMEAMVAEAARRKSHIVVLPELWSTGYALAEAKHYADELSKGMFATLSKTATQNKIAIVGSILEKRGLEVSNSAPLFAPNGRMVGVYRKIHLFRLMEEDQFLQPGPSITPLDLPWGTTGIAICYDLRFPEMFRKYTVDMSARIIFIPAEWPLVRSEHWRALLIARAIENQCYIVACNAVGKTGDTEFGGHSMIVDPWGKIVVEAGESEQLVSATIELNVIDEVRKTIPVFEDMRLDIYG
- the pstA gene encoding phosphate ABC transporter permease PstA; the protein is MSNPDTSRETYMPDEETFQKRLAARNRTARAWNIFYYFSIGISLVALIALFSNVVNEAFGSIAVVFEVDPLTLTEDGADLNGLDETQLAQILVDQLGGRTLVLIRDELSPIAADSFTSADLADLFPNGAVPEGYEDATVADVRALDSEEQFTVWRDLIVLNTSKDQLLNIINDEIVGLEVVGSWPLLEAIFNYEPSAETTARLGEIPGEIAAAEAELETHLSEEGSLAEAQNALADARRDQADSETIASLREEARNQEARTVSLQSTIQSLQAEQEALEDSSVVSEVEANWPNARIIRFQSWLDTQFITTQMSSTPADAGIRGAILGSLWLMVVVIIFALPVGVATAIYLNEYASDTFVNRLIETNVRNLAGVPSIIYGMLGLAVFVRVLEPFTSGALFGIDGGNGRTIMSAALTLGLLVLPIIIINAQEALRSVPNALREASFGMGATQWQTIWKIVLPAAMPGILTGLILSVSRAIGETAPLIVVGASTLLFTDPNGPFSKFTALPIQIFNWTARPQDQFRDIAAAAIIVLLIIVIALNSVAIVLRNRYAR
- the pstB gene encoding phosphate ABC transporter ATP-binding protein PstB; translation: MVYVPEIETEQEYAVLLDKVNVFYGSYHAVKDITIPIQKGKITAFIGPSGCGKSTVLRAINRMNDLVEGARVTGDINYHGKNLYDEDVDPVEVRRRIGMVFQKPNPFPKSIYENVAYGPRLLGVNKKALLDEIVERSLRGAALWEEVKNDLRKSGLALSGGQQQRLCIARTIAVEPDIILMDEPASALDPIATQRIEQLMREELSEYTIIIVTHNMQQAQRASDYVAFFNIRKNEDTPGIENRWGELAEFGETDRVFNNPAAEETAEYIAGRFG
- a CDS encoding NAD-dependent epimerase/dehydratase family protein, with amino-acid sequence MADTPEQNAEETTEQSSEQTLPNVFITNGTNAVGTALVRRLTAAGYAVTAGTDLGSKGAFEIRANGGIPVYPEVTRASNLRSLITMAKATIVINTVIEAVNGLPQYLADWRDYVSLIEDGTKAVAEAASQTGVKRLIHVSAAFAYGDHHGESVDESTHLSTENPLYEAVAHAETAVLKGAVPGYVLRAGYIYGANSEASRHIHDGLTISKSVKTGSGSTAWIQAQSLAEAIMLLVKRDFSDEEQGTIYNIVEDEYSTPDEFITDFGKAMGVDQPALSGWTFSIREPDPVRLALLNASAHPSNAKAKEELGWTPRYNRIAGIDTTLMEWRAAEMLPEPVVEASASADDILALPAS
- a CDS encoding shikimate kinase, whose amino-acid sequence is MAFSLPLTERNLILTGYIEPNKPRVGRQVAERLKMRFIDVEAEIEQRIGDELETIRNSFGERRVKAVEDEIMQQVILYRQAVIRVNGSTLMHSEHLEKMLPNSIVICPVARLDAILQGLHLTFGARYHDPAERAAALGELKREWAVRGQPGVHELDATDLDEPALIHEIIAMWQDLAIQRG
- a CDS encoding HAD family hydrolase translates to MNSQQPKLKGILFDLDDTLIDWSGFTGDWRAMEHRHLANVYHFLAEKGRPLDASLEEFEEEYVIRTREAWANGRATLRAPHVTQILEGSLAYFGYEADELVSIAACMDVYDWGAVPGVEVFPDVPPMLQKFLDRGLSIGIITNASQPMSIRDNELKAFGLLPYFQDDAIRLAAADVGYLKPHPEIFRYTLDKMGAQPEEAIYIGDNPVADIAGAQGAGMRAVLRRKEGVPPLISGLIVPDGIIESLYDLPDLLNEWYPGW
- a CDS encoding DinB family protein encodes the protein MSQQIAIESVVYGFRIALKETFEEVHGMYLDKGTSLFETIANIDADQASRPVTQACATIAAHVAHTRFYLDVVYKSLKDKTWDEKVNWKEIWETVGTVTPEEWAVIVTMLRESYDRVMAELDNYENWEGERELSDVLGIIVHSAYHLGEIRQATCFVLYQQAIEAAQDAP
- the pstC gene encoding phosphate ABC transporter permease subunit PstC, with protein sequence MAPVGKDTGPRKRLVARALGEDRPKKLDLRSKPRFHERIIYGFLLACGLLSILTTAGIIVVLLNEAVSFFTRQQWALTNKSVYEEVSADATTFTTSATGSELEDGGVIRIGQEQLLVERYERNVVTVAITGTGAGFSAFCEGNAAIVDASRAITESETEACAANDIEPIPFRIGTDALAIVVNPENTMVNDATLQELALIFGEAETWADVRDEWPDQPIQRFIPGTDSGTFDYFGEAIYGEEVDRLLASEPVTSEDDEQLARGVRQNPYAVAFFGYSYYANNSESLKVLDIEGITPALETVEDGSYPLSRPLYIYTDPDYMRERSEVATFIEFYLTHVDEEIIDVGYFPASDDTLTEAKFLWLETMGQPVPESVDDDTTLLPDVDLYSENGTIVVTGSSTVAPVTRRIGTRFQEGGFLPRVFVQRGYNDTAAVEHRPGQGIESEERPTLVEFFTNTQWIPATGEFGVLPLINATLITSAIAMIVALPLGLGAAIYLSEYAKPNVRKTLKPILEILAGIPTVVYGYFALTFMTPLLRLIFGDQVQIYNMLSAGIVVGILIIPLVTSMSEDALHAVPDALREASYGLGANRLETSIKVVVPAALSGILAAFIVAISRAIGETMVVAIAAGSGPNFTFNIFEGAETMTGHIARISGGDLSYDSIDYNSIFAIGLTLFVMTLLLNVISRAITNRFREEY